The following nucleotide sequence is from Salvia splendens isolate huo1 chromosome 2, SspV2, whole genome shotgun sequence.
GATGTACCATCCCAATGTGGATGAAATGTGAGTATTCTATGAGCAAAGTTACATGGAGTGTTATCTCGATCAATGTTGAAATGTTTCTTTTGGGATTATGATAATCCAGGTCAGGTTCTGTTTGTTTGGACGTTATCAACCAAACGTGGAGCCCTATGTTCGGTAATGGGATTGTGTACTCtcttatgtttttgtttttattcttCTCGCATTCTTGAATATGTAGTGAGTTCATTTTACGCATCCAGACCTGGTGAATGTATTTGAGGTGTTTCTACCTCAACTTTTGCTGTATCCTAATCCATCTGACCCGTTGAATGGAGAAGCTGCAGCTTTGATGTTGCGTGATCGAGCTGCTTATGAACAAAGAGTCAAAGGTAATGAAAGCTCTGAAACTCAGGAATTGCTTAGAGGATTGTGGATTAGTTTTATGACAGTTCCGAAACTCTGATCTTTATACTTAACAACATAAGGGCTCTAAAACTAGAGAAGTAGTGTGGCGTTGATCTTGACCCTAGAGTGCTATGAAAGAGGAATTTATGTCTATGAGTTGTGTTAGTTCTATGTTGAACTCCCTCTGTACATTGGAGGCCTCCCGGTTTTTCCATATCGGCTGCCTTGTGTTGGAAAGTAGTGCACCTAATAATATGTAACATTGTAACTTGTGCTTCCACATAGTGGAACCATAAACCTAAGGCTCTCTCATTCATGTTTTAGGGGGGAAATGGTGAACTTGAGAAATAGAATGTTCTATATACCTAGTATGAAAGCTATATACAAACTTGACCCATATGCTGGAACCCAGAGAGTATTGTCTCGTGAGGACATTTCCTACTCAAAAGCACTTTTGGCCTTCTTCTTTGATTGATTTACTTCAAGTAGATCATGTTGAACTTCTGCAGCTCTATTAAGTATATTGGTGCATTACCCTATAGATCATATACTAGAGACTTTCCACATGTAGATTGGTTTATGTATATTGAGTGGAGTTAACATGATCGGTCATAAATTAGATTCCCACCTCCATCAAATCCACCcagaaatcaaaagaaaaaactTACATTTACAAGAAATCAGTTTCTTAAAGTCCATAGTTGTTTCCTGCAACTTAGATCAGCTGGCAACATAATATTGGTCATATTTTTGAAAGTCTGTAATAACATTGCATCAGCCTTTTTCCAGCTATCTGCTTGTACATATCTAATGCGCGTTATACTTGCATTATCCAGAATACTGTCAGAAATATGCAAAACCAGAAGACGTTGGGGATGTCCCAGAAGAGAAATCGAGTGATGAAGAGCTTAGTGAAGACGAGAGTGTGTCTAGCGACGAGGAAGTTGTGGGACCAGTGGATCCATAGCCTTCCCTGGCTACCAG
It contains:
- the LOC121792529 gene encoding ubiquitin-conjugating enzyme E2-23 kDa-like; this encodes MSSPSKRREMDLMKLMMSDYKVEMINDGMQEFYVHFHGPSESPYHGGVWKVRVGLPDAYPYKSPSIGFINKMYHPNVDEMSGSVCLDVINQTWSPMFDLVNVFEVFLPQLLLYPNPSDPLNGEAAALMLRDRAAYEQRVKEYCQKYAKPEDVGDVPEEKSSDEELSEDESVSSDEEVVGPVDP